Part of the Gadus macrocephalus chromosome 22, ASM3116895v1 genome, tgcgctgtggcaagcacatggtttgcatgtttgcatgaaaaatctaaaatacaagaaaacacaaaaacctacattcaaccagtggggtagggcccctgactctctgaggaggtaggtacctccaggtaccccctccatgccagggcgccctgaatttatgtttattaacagctcctccaccggggtcaagacaatttgagggccagatccagtctaccgactgtctgccttttcacgattggcttaaaaaaattgcttatttaaatttataccaatacgatggtgggaaaagcttaccagtttgtaagttattttatacttgatccgctgaccgcttggaagccatcggagtacatattttttttagaagaaaggggttatgtggtaggatctttaagaatgcttaactgtgatatttatatattcatggctcaaatattaacgatcatgcttttgacgcgtaactaacgcatttacgcggtcagcgatccgctgccaggctttggttctccgggttgcagaggctttagcgttcccttttcttgtgataatgtccttctcctcgtcatagctccccaggagaacctgaagttcaatttcattgaaataagcggcccgtttcgccatttcgatcagggtttccatgatccatacatcacgtctttttaggtttggcggtgacgcgcacaaccctgtgttaaccaacccccagttggttgaactaatgcataaccgctgctgtggaaccgaaaactctgggttagtcggcactgggtaaatcaacctagagttcagcgttaactcagcgtttgttaaacctccgttcgtggaacacccctcaagacgagtgtttcgcaagctctcttgcgttgtttggccgcatgcatgcgcatgcgcggtagccaggcgaccgcctcatccaatggcgagctcagttggcgctgtgtgcttcaagattccgattggcccagagaaatgtcaattataagaaagattctgaagcaagtgctgagattccgattggcccagagaaatgtcaattataagaatgatcCAATAATTGTTCGCAATTATGgacccccccccaaaaacaaaactctccggttctacacgattcacgtgaatgaccaaattgaccaagaaaacggcgattgtcgccgaaaagcgacaagtttgcagctttgatatacacacacacacacaccatagacaACATTGAGTCAAATGTCCATTGAACACACCTGTCCAACAACTGGGTTGGTGGTGGGTCCAACAACTGGGTTGGTGGTGGGTCCAACAACTGGGTTGGTTGTGGGTCCAACAACTGGGTTGGTTGTGGGTCCAACAACTGGGTTGGTTGTGGGTCCAACAACTGGGTTGGTGGTGGGTCCAACAACTGGGTTGGTTGTGGGTCCAACAACTGGGTTGGTTGTGGGTCCAACAACTGGGTTGGTTGTGGGTCCAACAACTGGGTTGGTTGTGGGTCCAACAACTGGGTTGGTTGTGGGCCAGCTGTTGCTTGCCATCGGGGAAGGAGTGGAACGTTCGGCACGCCACGGTCTGCTATCGCTCTCTTCTGTAGTATACACGCATAACACAGCAATTCTTTAAGTTCAAACTGTTTAAACTTAAACCTCTGTGAGGGAAAATTCAAGGCATACCTTCAATTGGATCAGCAAATAAAGATCTCACGTAGAACTGGACTGGTGCTGAAGTAACTctgtaaaacaaaaatacattttagaGAGCATCTTTGAAAAATGCGAACAATATTTGTTGCCTGTGGCATCACACCCTAATTGGAAAACACAACTACCTTTTTTTGGCCTCAAACAAAGCTCTGCCAGCTCGAGACATGAATCCCCCGGGTGGGATTTTAGGTGACCCTTGAAGTGCAGGGCCCGGTTTTAACATGCTCTGCTTGGGCAGGTTATCAAACAGATCTGGGTCATCCTGGACCACTTCAACGAGTAGTATATCGTTCTCGTAGGCCGTGATCTCATCGAGAACGTCTGTCCTAAAATCCAAAGAGGACGCAACAGAAACTTTGGTTTCTTGGCTCCTATGGTTTGGCAGGAGTCTTGTGTAGGATGGCTTGGtcggtgaggagagaggagagagcagtggCCGAGGGAGAGAAGGATCCATGTAAATCTTTGACCACGGTTCCACTAGAACACTGTGCAACAAGACCTCTCTAGTGTCTTGTTTTTCTGAAGTCATAATATTGGAGTTACATGGAGAAAAAGTTTCATAATTCTGTGAAAGCGTGGAGGAATGAGTAGAACTTGATGAATCCATGTCCTTTTCTTCATCGTGCCATGGTGAATCGTCAGCAGCACGGACCTCATGTCCGTGCGAGGAAACCAAGGAGTTTGGCGACGGGGCATCCTTGTTTGGGTTAGCAAATGCAAGTGGCAAGAAACAAGGCATCGCTGGGAGAAGGCCTCCGTCCTCAGGTTCAGAAATCAATAGCGTGGAGGTTGTTGCGCTTTCACCAACACTGGGACTTGAGAGAGGAGTGGAAATCTTTGGACCCCCGTTAGAGAAGGGCCAGggcatgtatgtgcgtgcacaCGACCAATACATTTCCTTCAAATGGACTCTTGCTCTTTGGCATGAAAATCCTGCGTCTTCTGGTTCACTGTCCGAGGGGTCAGTCGTTTCCTCTTGAATTGCCATATTCTCCCCTAGACCATGCCTCGGACTGCCAGCTGGGGAGTTGGGCGGTTTCTCTATCACTTCTCCGTGGCCTCTAGTGTCCATATCTATCAACTCACTGTTAATCATGCTGCCATGGCCATCAATATCTGCAAAAAAGCAAAACATCGGTCAAACTGGGTAATCCTTTATATTTTAGCAGACAAAATCGATTGTGTTGCCTTGGCTAAGCATGGACCATTCACATAATACTTAAATACAATTCACTCATCATTTTCGTTGAAATGCCTGGATGCTTATTTGCGTGAATCATATTATTTAAGAGAACCTACCATTTCCACCTTTAAAATTGACCAGCTCTAGATATACGTTAGCAACTTTCATAATAGCGTTAGCTAACGTCAGTAAACTTGCTCACCTAGACACAACACAGCTTACAGCTAAACTTGTCTGTTTCTGAAACATTGAAGAATTGCGTTAGTGTGGTAGACACCGCACATAATGAACCTTACTTGGGATTCCAGTGAGatgtatttgttttcttttaaggACTCGGGCGGGATCTGCCGTTGCGACCTGTGGCTGACACCAGGCGGCCCTCAGCGATCTGAACCTCCCCGATCGATCCGGCTTTACTTTGCGACCAATACTGTCTATAACTAGGTCGTCCACATCGCCACCGATACTAGACGTTTTGGTGAGATCTAATTTCAAGCGGTACGTTTCCGGTGACCCCTCGGAGGAAGACAGAGCCCGGGCGCCTCTctcagtgtgtacgtgtgctctCGCGCCTCGTCGGGGCCTTGGGCAAGCAGCACGCGGCGCCGAGCCTTTACGGCGACGGTTTACTTTGTGCTCCGACTCCTTTTTCACTTTTATTGTGGTCTGTGCTGTAGACAAATGCCCAGCTGGATTCCAACAAGTGCTACAAAGTAAATTTAATCTACCAGAAACTTGTTTGAGTTCAGAAGATCTGGACCTACTTCTGGTGTTGGGACCGCTTTGAGCATACTTGCCTCTCGTGTGAGGTCTTTCTACTTCTACCCCATCGGTCCTCCCATTGCGTGCTACATGGTTCCTCTGCGGCCTCTTTACTCCTCGGTGTGGCGTGCATGTAAAGGCATCCTCGGCAACCTCGGTCTTTACACTCTTGAGACCGTTTTTCGGAAGCATTTGTGTTATTGGTGGGGGCCTTCATTCAACTTGTCGTTAGGCGTCCAGAGGCCCGCCGGCCGCCACTCACTAATCGCAGAGTACGCAGACTGCGTACGGCACCAAGTACCTGGCGGGGGCACCAAAATTAaggttgttaaaaaaaatcatgataataattaaataattgaactacaaaaatatataaataaactatgAAAaggcccaccgtagttttttttttaattttttaatctATATCACTTAATTTAGGCAAATTAcatgtttttacctaatatataaaaatagtctccccccccttccctgacCCTAATGGTACAGCCTTCGAAGCTCTCGTGTTTTCGCATCGGAGActtggtgcgttttaatatccatccgtctcggaggtccgaggacgttgcctagcgacgcgcacaaacacgccccttttcctcggacggcgatctcgccatctcggttgaactcagtggtgaccgagcgaaattccgagacagaattcaagatggctgcgcccattgtgacttgaagtatgaactgttttcattgtgcttggaccactttggtggtttaaatggtaatttcaatcactcgtattactgcaataccttactgcgtccgtatctctgcctatatacacaaatatattgtatttgtgtacagcactttggtcaactactgttgttttaaatgtgctatataaaaaaacttgacttgacttgactatggcctatagcctacttatattggatcgcctggtcctctgccaatgctaccgcgacaacagctttccgggtggcgtccatgttttcctccaacgaccgagcgaaataataaaacgcttgaagtgtgggcgtggcatcagatccgagatccgagtcggttcgcagagaatactcgaacgcaccaagAGCATGCTTAGGTTGAATCCCATTACttggctcgcttcaaaatctcagccctaaccctcgctgttgcgcgttcacgcgccgtggagccatgtcccaataccagtttaaatgtagcttaaggggtagggggagggctaacatcccctcagaattgagattttcgatgggcaccctcaaagcgcttcagttctgacttgctcccacaataccttgcgagaaaacggaaaatcaagaaatatcctagacaagatggagggcgaaaagatgcgacaggattggaaaaacacaaatgtaggtgttttctctgtaattaactagtaattattttattaattatactctgcagcccggccgcggactctcggaagatcgcgaaagtctgtggccgactttcgcggaagatcgcgaatgTCCGCGGCCGACattcgcgggccgcccgaccccggttctcggccgggctgcagaccgggctgcatacgaccgggctggatatcatgtcgtatgatatccagatcttccatgatctagtgactccaggttaaaaataagctttatactaatatattatattatattagtaatattctataagtaatattatatatactaatatattatattatattagtaatattctataagtattattatactaatatattatattatattagtaatattacatggttaatcaatgtattttttggcagtactatattgtgtacatagctattatatattgtacataacatatggccatatcaaccagttctggcatataattcctatttccttcttattcgttttctttcaggacttcgttgagtccactgccaccagccccccccacctctccctcatgctcctccaccccaggcacctcttccaccaccccagacaccccttccaagaggagagtgccagggggcaggcgaggcatgaggagagcgaggcaaagttggcggaatggtggagaagatgtgattctccaccattctctcaaaagctgagagagagtgtgtgtgtgtgtgtgtgtatttttaggtgtgcgtgtgtgtgtatttttagatgcgtgtgtgtgtatttttagatgtgtggttcagtgtttcttatttaaataaagtgtttcttctaaagtgttcttgttcataaccgattattatctaagggtgcactcacactaggccatctggccgtggccgtggccgttttagcacctaaccgtgctcaaatctgccagtgtgagtgtggccagtctggccaggccgggccaatttggccacttgggagaggtgtgctactacggcacgggccgctacggtacagatgctaatgagccaacactcgctacgcaacctgagctggatgacgtatagtcaatgcaacgaccacggacataataaaggcgacgagccttctttcccattaaacggtaaacatcgcgtcaagcggttcaactgttggtgtgttctctgtgttgttgtccattgttgttaaaactctgactggcggcagactttattatggtccatgcagcggacgcttggtgatgacgtgttacgacgtgatgacgtatgtacaagagccttccgtggccaggccacagctgcgacagccacggccagatggcctagtgtgagtgcaggccagagaacaatggggccatttgagcacggttaggtgtgaaaacggccaacggccacggccagatggcctagtgtgagtgcaccctaataccacctttaacatgtagctaagtgacattcaaaataaaggtatattacgagggacaaatagtattattatttttttaacactttatttaaacataccaattacaaaatataaataccatttcaggtaaaacatctttacaatgggtcttgctcgttgcccgagacaatggcagccaatctgtctcttgtaacattaccaggggtctggttatctgctagggggcacggggaggccatgatgacgtcacagggtagggttgtcccatttggtaggggatcggttaggggtagcaatgaggggtagcaatgagcatgagcaatgagggttagggttgagatgtagggttgaaacagtgagcaaagaaacgggattgggccttaatgctcttatcaagcTGCTTTTGAATGGTGACCACGGCGATTCATAATGGCAAGTAAGAGACAACAGGAATCCGGCGCAGAAAAGCGGAAAAATAAAAAGCTGAGAGATTACACCCGTGCATCCCTTGTTGGTAAGTGTGTGAGTATTATAGGTCTAATTGTTTTGCTAACGTGCAGTGATATTGTAATGCTAGCATGACAGTTACTACACAGCAGCAGAAGCTAAATGTTAAGACACTGTGTGACGGCGTGTCATCTTAAAAATCGCTTTCTGTCACAAACGTTACTCAACaacaggtgaccttgggtgtcttgaaaggcgcctctaaattaaatgtattattattattattatcagctGTGTAGTCTGAAGAATATTCtagcatttcaaaatgcatgt contains:
- the topaz1 gene encoding uncharacterized protein topaz1 isoform X2, encoding MLPKNGLKSVKTEVAEDAFTCTPHRGVKRPQRNHVARNGRTDGVEVERPHTRGKYAQSGPNTRSRSRSSELKQVSGRLNLLCSTCWNPAGHLSTAQTTIKVKKESEHKVNRRRKGSAPRAACPRPRRGARAHVHTERGARALSSSEGSPETYRLKLDLTKTSSIGGDVDDLVIDSIGRKVKPDRSGRFRSLRAAWCQPQVATADPARVLKRKQIHLTGIPNIDGHGSMINSELIDMDTRGHGEVIEKPPNSPAGSPRHGLGENMAIQEETTDPSDSEPEDAGFSCQRARVHLKEMYWSCARTYMPWPFSNGGPKISTPLSSPSVGESATTSTLLISEPEDGGLLPAMPCFLPLAFANPNKDAPSPNSLVSSHGHEVRAADDSPWHDEEKDMDSSSSTHSSTLSQNYETFSPCNSNIMTSEKQDTREVLLHSVLVEPWSKIYMDPSLPRPLLSPLSSPTKPSYTRLLPNHRSQETKVSVASSLDFRTDVLDEITAYENDILLVEVVQDDPDLFDNLPKQSMLKPGPALQGSPKIPPGGFMSRAGRALFEAKKRVTSAPVQFYVRSLFADPIEEESDSRPWRAERSTPSPMASNSWPTTNPVVGPTTNPVVGPTTNPVVGPTTNPVVGPTTNPVVGPTTNPVVGPTTNPVVGPTTNPVVGPTTNPVVGPTTNPVVGPTTNPVVGQNKFDANNNQTGDTSDWPLTIQANKPLFNLFGSKDCDNGVAQPAGHRLKIREDLRVLKQHPSTTYCKFYFSEKQSCYYKFCRFPHSPVNGDEKFCMETVLRFTKNQLCLQKASTVFVEYYQKNSPGVFFSHHVMTCLLWSLLKAGRFTSILSVLNRVVAHQIPPVPEFLLELFNVVREQDLNAILPELTRITSQISMSALPASMDNAQMSPDIHGNTLLVTAGMFSPPLTTTTPSNGFPESLDLANTLVEVELCIKLENWPRLGSVFRRVCQSGLRPLDLEQLSGRITVALLSEASGKLAIPFAVFTDMVSQEGIDDLMKTTLGRIGVSLMLRYYKTHQWEKGRRVVEILSSIQVAFSTLKVFFCNKRAVSRCSLITVASKLFLRSGSIEGALNTLRDNEWFLASCSWPCRPEDLEERTHLLLRLAESTAQRDALEILSNLPGLKEPNESVDISQYGAVFNAHLQECMAKRMLPMASDVAELMLCKQLEVQAGLLQTLLSKLGKQSPWHRAREIFVRALNAGYYPEVAASRGLQSLCVPPTLGEMEMALCLEMLMSTNLSLELQPAVLCITVQRSVTCERVYLSASNRLLSAAAVLQPRLTLHYTANNSSQEHEFTLDTPSARTWLKQNRSWASGMWSRLS
- the topaz1 gene encoding uncharacterized protein topaz1 isoform X1 → MLPKNGLKSVKTEVAEDAFTCTPHRGVKRPQRNHVARNGRTDGVEVERPHTRGKYAQSGPNTRSRSRSSELKQVSGRLNLLCSTCWNPAGHLSTAQTTIKVKKESEHKVNRRRKGSAPRAACPRPRRGARAHVHTERGARALSSSEGSPETYRLKLDLTKTSSIGGDVDDLVIDSIGRKVKPDRSGRFRSLRAAWCQPQVATADPARVLKRKQIHLTGIPNIDGHGSMINSELIDMDTRGHGEVIEKPPNSPAGSPRHGLGENMAIQEETTDPSDSEPEDAGFSCQRARVHLKEMYWSCARTYMPWPFSNGGPKISTPLSSPSVGESATTSTLLISEPEDGGLLPAMPCFLPLAFANPNKDAPSPNSLVSSHGHEVRAADDSPWHDEEKDMDSSSSTHSSTLSQNYETFSPCNSNIMTSEKQDTREVLLHSVLVEPWSKIYMDPSLPRPLLSPLSSPTKPSYTRLLPNHRSQETKVSVASSLDFRTDVLDEITAYENDILLVEVVQDDPDLFDNLPKQSMLKPGPALQGSPKIPPGGFMSRAGRALFEAKKRVTSAPVQFYVRSLFADPIEEESDSRPWRAERSTPSPMASNSWPTTNPVVGPTTNPVVGPTTNPVVGPTTNPVVGPTTNPVVGPTTNPVVGPTTNPVVGPTTNPVVGPTTNPVVGPTTNPVVGPTTNPVVGQNKFDANNNQTGDTSDWPLTIQANKPLFNLFGSKDCDNGVAQPAGHRLKIREDLRVLKQHPSTTYCKFYFSEKQSCYYKFCRFPHSPVNGDEKFCMETVLRFTKNQLCLQKASTVFVEYYQKNSPGVFFSHHVMTCLLWSLLKAGRFTSILSVLNRVVAHQIPPVPEFLLELFNVVREQDLNAILPELTRITSQISMSALPASMDNAQMSPDIHGNTLLVTAGISVLQRFSPPLTTTTPSNGFPESLDLANTLVEVELCIKLENWPRLGSVFRRVCQSGLRPLDLEQLSGRITVALLSEASGKLAIPFAVFTDMVSQEGIDDLMKTTLGRIGVSLMLRYYKTHQWEKGRRVVEILSSIQVAFSTLKVFFCNKRAVSRCSLITVASKLFLRSGSIEGALNTLRDNEWFLASCSWPCRPEDLEERTHLLLRLAESTAQRDALEILSNLPGLKEPNESVDISQYGAVFNAHLQECMAKRMLPMASDVAELMLCKQLEVQAGLLQTLLSKLGKQSPWHRAREIFVRALNAGYYPEVAASRGLQSLCVPPTLGEMEMALCLEMLMSTNLSLELQPAVLCITVQRSVTCERVYLSASNRLLSAAAVLQPRLTLHYTANNSSQEHEFTLDTPSARTWLKQNRSWASGMWSRLS